In the Streptomyces sp. BHT-5-2 genome, one interval contains:
- a CDS encoding SAM-dependent methyltransferase — protein sequence MTEFEQWDIVTGIGLTALGVAAGRALETERPDGLVSDPYADAFVAAADAPVPVPRRLADTEPLSAAARDMWTSMAAYLGVRSLFFDRFLMTAAAGGIAQVVVAAAGLDARAYRLEWPPGVELFEIDQPRVLEFKDGVLDRLGARPRCGRHVVPVDLRDDWPAALEDAGFDRGRAAVWLAEGLLPFLSAAAERLLFDRIGRLSAPGSRLAAEHLEPSVLAIVEEPEYRAATRQLGVDLVELWHFEDKEDPCRPLTSAGWEVRAVPAYEVAAAYRRELHGPMGRTVAHSRFLTAER from the coding sequence ATGACGGAGTTCGAGCAGTGGGACATCGTCACCGGTATCGGGCTGACCGCCCTCGGCGTCGCGGCCGGGCGGGCGCTGGAGACCGAACGCCCCGACGGCCTGGTGAGCGACCCCTACGCCGATGCCTTCGTGGCGGCGGCGGACGCACCGGTGCCCGTGCCGCGACGGCTCGCGGACACGGAGCCGCTGTCCGCCGCCGCCCGCGACATGTGGACCTCGATGGCCGCGTACCTCGGCGTGCGCTCGCTGTTCTTCGACCGCTTCCTGATGACCGCGGCGGCCGGCGGGATCGCCCAGGTCGTGGTGGCCGCCGCCGGCCTCGACGCCCGGGCCTACCGGCTGGAGTGGCCGCCGGGCGTCGAGCTGTTCGAGATCGACCAGCCAAGGGTGCTGGAGTTCAAGGACGGTGTCCTGGACCGCCTCGGCGCCCGGCCCCGGTGCGGCCGGCACGTGGTCCCGGTCGACCTGCGGGACGACTGGCCCGCCGCCCTGGAGGACGCCGGTTTCGACCGCGGCCGGGCGGCCGTATGGCTGGCCGAGGGCCTGCTGCCCTTCCTGTCCGCGGCCGCCGAGCGGCTGCTCTTCGACCGCATCGGCCGGCTCTCCGCGCCCGGCAGCCGGCTGGCCGCCGAACATCTGGAGCCGAGCGTCCTGGCGATCGTCGAGGAGCCGGAGTACCGCGCGGCCACCAGGCAACTCGGCGTCGACCTCGTCGAACTGTGGCACTTCGAGGACAAGGAGGACCCCTGCCGGCCGCTCACCTCCGCCGGCTGGGAGGTACGGGCCGTCCCGGCCTACGAGGTCGCCGCGGCGTACCGGCGGGAGCTCCACGGCCCGATGGGGCGCACCGTGGCACACAGCCGCTTCCTCACCGCCGAGCGATAG
- a CDS encoding helix-turn-helix domain-containing protein codes for MSDRLYSVEQVAERLGLHVRTVRNYVRDGRLPAVRIGKQYRIAHDDLEVFTGRPVPAPDAGPGVRQRHAEVSSIVEVEGVDRATADRLATLMMTAAAGRGPGERPLRIETVHDKDRARMKVVVLGGLADTARLLECVEAVIES; via the coding sequence ATGAGTGACCGTTTGTACTCCGTGGAGCAGGTGGCCGAGCGACTCGGGCTGCATGTGCGCACCGTCCGCAACTACGTGCGCGACGGGCGGCTGCCCGCCGTCCGGATCGGCAAGCAGTACCGCATCGCGCACGACGACCTGGAGGTCTTCACCGGCCGGCCGGTGCCCGCGCCCGACGCCGGACCGGGCGTCCGGCAGCGACATGCCGAGGTGTCGAGCATCGTCGAGGTCGAGGGCGTCGACCGGGCGACCGCCGACCGCCTGGCCACGCTCATGATGACCGCGGCCGCCGGCCGTGGCCCGGGGGAGCGTCCGCTGCGGATCGAGACGGTGCACGACAAGGACCGGGCTCGGATGAAGGTCGTCGTCCTGGGCGGACTGGCCGACACGGCCCGGCTGTTGGAGTGCGTGGAGGCGGTGATCGAGTCATGA
- a CDS encoding M20 family metallopeptidase, with amino-acid sequence MNLRDDARALSDDLVRLRRTLHRAPETGLDLPRTQETVLAQLDGLPLEVTTGRGLSSVTAVLRGAAPGPVVLLRGDMDALPVTERTGLDFAADNGRMHACGHDLHTAMLTGAATLLCAHRDRLAGDVVFMFQPGEEGFDGARHMLAEGLLDAAGRRPDAAYAVHVMSAGLPGGVFGTRGGPALAASDVLRVTVRGAGGHGSMPHRAKDPVQAGCAMVTALQAWITRTFDVFDPVVLTVGTFHAGTRENVIPDTAVFEATVRSFSAAARARLKDGTVEVCRGIAAAYGVGVDAEFAALYPVTVNDHAEAAFAAHVVREALGEERFAPQPRPLHGSEDFSRVLAEVPGAMLILGAPPAGADPEQSPNNHSPLAEFDDAVLADGAAVYAELAARRLAPAA; translated from the coding sequence ATGAACCTCCGTGACGACGCCCGCGCTCTCTCCGACGACCTCGTACGGCTGCGCCGCACCCTGCACCGCGCCCCCGAGACCGGCCTGGACCTCCCGCGCACCCAGGAGACCGTGCTGGCCCAACTGGACGGGCTGCCACTGGAGGTCACCACCGGCAGGGGGCTCAGCTCGGTGACCGCGGTGCTGCGCGGCGCGGCGCCCGGGCCCGTCGTCCTGCTCCGCGGAGACATGGACGCCCTCCCGGTCACCGAGCGCACCGGCCTGGACTTCGCGGCCGACAACGGACGGATGCACGCCTGCGGCCACGACCTGCACACCGCCATGCTCACCGGCGCCGCGACCCTGCTCTGCGCCCACCGCGACCGGCTCGCCGGCGATGTGGTGTTCATGTTCCAGCCCGGCGAGGAGGGCTTCGACGGTGCCCGGCACATGCTGGCCGAAGGGCTGCTGGACGCCGCCGGCCGGCGCCCGGACGCCGCCTACGCCGTCCACGTGATGTCCGCGGGGCTGCCCGGCGGCGTCTTCGGCACCCGCGGCGGCCCGGCCCTGGCCGCGTCCGACGTGCTGCGGGTGACCGTCCGGGGCGCCGGCGGGCACGGCTCGATGCCGCACCGCGCCAAGGACCCGGTGCAGGCGGGCTGTGCGATGGTCACCGCGCTCCAGGCATGGATCACCCGCACCTTCGACGTCTTCGACCCGGTGGTCCTGACCGTCGGGACGTTCCACGCCGGCACCCGGGAGAACGTCATCCCGGACACCGCGGTCTTCGAGGCGACGGTCCGCAGCTTCTCGGCCGCCGCCCGGGCGCGCCTCAAGGACGGCACGGTGGAGGTGTGCCGGGGGATCGCCGCGGCCTACGGGGTCGGGGTGGACGCCGAGTTCGCCGCGCTGTACCCGGTGACCGTCAACGACCACGCCGAGGCGGCATTCGCGGCCCACGTGGTGCGCGAGGCCCTGGGCGAGGAGCGCTTCGCACCGCAGCCCCGGCCGCTGCACGGCTCGGAGGACTTCTCCCGGGTGCTGGCCGAAGTGCCCGGTGCGATGCTCATCCTCGGCGCGCCACCGGCCGGTGCGGATCCCGAGCAGAGCCCCAACAACCACTCGCCGCTGGCCGAGTTCGACGACGCGGTGCTGGCGGACGGCGCGGCGGTGTACGCGGAGCTGGCGGCCCGGCGACTGGCACCCGCGGCGTAG
- a CDS encoding alpha/beta fold hydrolase, with protein sequence MSTGEGEEVVSVQGGADARPDARALYKSQAGAEEILRRYRAALETWPVPAEHVRVPTVQGETFVVVSGPEDAPPLVLLHGSGANATMWLDDVAGWSRHFRTYAVDVIGEPGLSAPARPSLASEDLARWLDEVLEGLGISATSLVGTSLGGWLALDYARRRPERVTRLALLCPGGIGRQKMGWLFRTLLLRALGRRGVARSVRKATGLEDPKFRDVLDTVVLTFTHFRPRTERLPTVPDEELRRLAMPVLVIAGERDALFDSAGTARRVRACVPRATVHLLPGTGHALFGQTDTVLDFLREPEPARHGT encoded by the coding sequence ATGAGTACCGGAGAAGGCGAGGAAGTCGTGAGTGTGCAGGGGGGAGCGGATGCGCGTCCTGACGCGCGGGCGCTCTACAAGTCGCAGGCCGGCGCGGAGGAGATCCTGCGGCGCTATCGGGCGGCGCTGGAGACCTGGCCGGTACCGGCCGAGCACGTACGGGTGCCGACCGTGCAGGGGGAGACGTTCGTCGTGGTGTCCGGACCGGAGGACGCACCGCCCCTGGTGCTGCTGCACGGTTCCGGCGCGAACGCGACGATGTGGCTGGACGACGTCGCCGGCTGGTCCCGGCACTTCCGCACGTACGCCGTGGACGTCATCGGGGAGCCCGGCCTCAGCGCGCCCGCCCGGCCGTCGTTGGCTTCGGAGGACCTCGCGCGATGGTTGGACGAGGTGCTGGAGGGGCTCGGCATCTCCGCAACGTCCTTGGTGGGAACCTCACTTGGCGGTTGGCTGGCGCTGGACTACGCCCGGCGGCGGCCGGAACGGGTGACGCGGCTGGCGCTGCTGTGCCCGGGCGGAATCGGACGGCAGAAGATGGGCTGGCTGTTCCGGACGCTGCTGCTGCGCGCCCTGGGCCGCAGGGGAGTCGCCCGGTCGGTGCGCAAGGCGACGGGTCTGGAGGACCCGAAGTTCCGGGACGTCCTGGACACGGTGGTCCTCACGTTCACGCACTTCAGGCCGCGTACCGAGCGGTTGCCGACGGTCCCGGACGAGGAACTGCGCCGACTCGCCATGCCGGTGTTGGTGATCGCCGGGGAGCGGGACGCGCTGTTCGACTCGGCCGGCACCGCGCGGCGGGTGCGGGCGTGCGTACCGCGGGCGACCGTCCACCTCCTGCCCGGGACCGGACACGCCCTGTTCGGTCAGACCGACACCGTCCTCGACTTCCTGCGCGAGCCCGAACCCGCCCGCCACGGAACCTGA